A stretch of Podospora bellae-mahoneyi strain CBS 112042 chromosome 5, whole genome shotgun sequence DNA encodes these proteins:
- a CDS encoding hypothetical protein (EggNog:ENOG503P36K; COG:S), whose amino-acid sequence MRTPILLSAHRAAAHYRPLGLTKSHHAALSNSTLIAHSRLHFQHRFNSSSSSSSSSSSSQPPLPLNLTPLDIQYNKTLNPPPTTRPPPFSIPENNPSLSLPRNLLAKGKAILTFYKTGLKSILVNRRLCYTPLDSLPEPLKQLKPYPDTRAALILKSRLRHDLGRLIPLSLILLVCAEFTPVVILGAPNLKVTPLTCRMPREVEAIRERDRVVRKRARELYGKGEGEVDVVVGEVLRVGRPRFVPEWIYPGVMRKGKLERRLAWIVADDAMIVQGGGEGELVVEEVRVALEERGVDVLGKGEEELRGLLRKWLEITGQVEDLDVRREVVKGMVVQGEERWRRWERWEESKLTLEG is encoded by the coding sequence ATGAgaacccccatcctccttaGCGCCCACCGCGCTGCTGCTCACTACCGCCCACTCGGCCTCACAAAATCTCATCATGCCGCCTTGTCCAACTCAACTCTCATAGCTCACTCACGTCTTCACTTCCAACACCGATTtaactcctcctcctcctcctcctcctcctcctcctcctcccaaccccccctcccgctcaacctcaccccgCTAGACATCCAATATAACAAAaccctcaacccaccccccaccacccgtcccccccctttttccatCCCCgaaaacaacccctccctctccctcccacggaacctcctcgccaaaggcAAGGCCATCCTGACGTTTTACAAAACCGGCCTCAAATCCATCCTCGTGAACCGCCGCCTCTGCTACACGCCCCTCGACTCTTTGCCTGAGCCGCTCAAGCAGTTGAAACCCTACCCCGACACGCGCGCGGCGCTGATACTGAAGTCCCGGTTAAGGCATGATTTGGGGAGGCTGATACCCCTTTCGTTGATATTGCTTGTCTGCGCCGAGTTCACGCCTGTGGTTATACTGGGGGCGCCGAATTTGAAGGTCACACCGTTAACGTGTCGGATGCcgagggaggttgaggcgATTAGGGAGAGGGATAGAGTTGTGAGGAAACGGGCGAGGGAGCTGTacgggaagggggagggggaggtggatgtggttgttggggaggtgctGAGAGTGGGGAGGCCGAGGTTTGTGCCGGAGTGGATTTATCCGGGCgtgatgaggaaggggaaacTGGAGAGAAGGCTGGCGTGGATTGTGGCGGATGATGCGATGATTGTGCaaggcgggggggagggggagttggtggtggaagaggtgagggtggcgttggaggagaggggggttgatgtgctggggaagggggaggaggagctgagggggttgttgaggaagtgGTTGGAGATCAcggggcaggtggaggatttggatgtgaggagggaggtggtcaAGGGGATGGTAGTGCAGGGCGAGGAgaggtggcggaggtgggagaggtgggaggagagtAAATTGACGCTGGAGGGTTAG
- a CDS encoding hypothetical protein (EggNog:ENOG503Q38V; COG:J) gives MAPTAVFTQNAPAPIPQLSQAIKHNGMVFCSGSLATDPKTGKFIEGSFQDRVRQCLDNLKEVLLAAGSSLDHVAKVNVFLTDMKNFKDMNEVYDQFFTKEPKPARTCVAVYQLPLGTDVEVECIAVEMPKAKL, from the exons ATGGCCCCCACCGCTGTCTTCACCCAAAACGCCCCCGCGCCCATCCCGCAGCTCAGCCAAGCCATCAAGCACAACGGCATGGTGTTCTGCTCCGGCTCTCTCGCCACCGATCCCAAGACTGGAAAGTTCATCGAGGGTTCTTTCCAAGATCGCGTG AGACAATgcctcgacaacctcaaggaGGTCCTCCTAGCGGCGGGAAGCAGCCTAGACCATGTCGCAAAGGTCAATGTCTTCTTGACCGACATGAAGAACTTCAAGGACATGAACGAGGTTTATGATCAGTTTTTTACCAAAGAGCCCAAGCCG GCGCGGACTTGTGTAGCTGTTTACCAGCTGCCTTTGGGGACTGATGTTGAGGTGGAGTGCATTGCTGTTGAGATGCCAAAGGCTAAGCTCTGA